From Medicago truncatula cultivar Jemalong A17 chromosome 7, MtrunA17r5.0-ANR, whole genome shotgun sequence, a single genomic window includes:
- the LOC25498250 gene encoding putative xyloglucan endotransglucosylase/hydrolase protein 1 produces MVGMLKQQSFFLFVTLFVAALICVSKAVEVSFKQNYKVTWGRNHVLFFDNGREVQLSFDKISGAGFRSKLEYSSGFFRMRIKIPTKDSLGVVTAFYLTSKAFAHLGGKHDEIDFEFLGNKGGPYTLQTNVFASDEGGREQRHSLWFDPTIDFHTYGILWNQHQIVFYVDETPIRIFKNKSNKGVSFPSNQMHVTVSIWNGEPWASNGKKIDWKQAPFLAQFQMFNIHGCQSHNPRKYDCYSPHLWWNGMKYWELNPQQQREYEDVRRIHLLYDYCSDRGQLHKECQIR; encoded by the exons ATGGTTGGTATGCTCAAACAACAAAG CTTCTTCTTGTTTGTCACTCTCTTCGTTGCAGCATTGATATGTGTTAGCAAAGCTGTTGAGGTAAGCTTCAAACAGAACTACAAGGTTACATGGGGAAGAAATCAcgttttgttttttgacaacGGTAGAGAAGTTCAACTCTCATTTGATAAGATTTCAG GAGCTGGGTTCAGATCAAAATTGGAATATTCTTCTGGGTTCTTTCGGATGAGAATTAAGATACCTACCAAGGATTCACTAGGAGTTGTTACAGCTTTCTAT CTTACTTCAAAGGCATTTGCACACTTGGGAGGGAAACATGATGAGATTGACTTTGAATTCTTGGGCAACAAAGGAGGGCCATATACGTTGCAAACAAACGTGTTTGCGAGTGATGAAGGGGGGAGAGAACAAAGGCATAGCCTTTGGTTTGATCCAACAATCGATTTTCATACATATGGAATCCTTTGGAACCAACACCAAATAGT GTTTTATGTGGATGAAACACCCATTAGGATATTCAAGAACAAGTCAAACAAGGGAGTGAGTTTTCCTTCAAATCAAATGCACGTTACAGTTAGCATATGGAATGGGGAACCATGGGCATCTAATGGTAAGAAAATTGACTGGAAACAAGCACCTTTCTTGGCTCAATTTCAAATGTTCAACATTCATGGCTGCCAATCACATAATCCAAGAAAATATGACTGCTATTCTCCCCATTTATGGTGGAATGGCATGAAATATTGGGAACTAAACCCACAACAACAAAGAGAATATGAAGATGTGAGGAGGATACATTTGTTGTATGACTACTGTTCTGACAGAGGACAACTACATAAAGAATGTCAAATTAGGTGA
- the LOC25498249 gene encoding omega-hydroxypalmitate O-feruloyl transferase, producing the protein MERIELVEKVVIVPEQPTPRKRMFLSNIDLSLVVYQDSSSFFDPPSNQMSFSEICSKLYGALGKMLVHYDFMAGRLVPSLEEHNRFEIDCNDAGIVVVAAKTDRKLSEFGVISAPNPELRELVVFLHGDEDTNLKEKPLASLQLTQFGCGSLALASHYNHCILDGKAVREFEANLASLTRGDDLITVPNADRTLLRARNPPKISHPHFEYSKSTNIENLFTIRGTTSTNVKNSAAENQIHVLHLSPQKIASFKKKAQENKTLKNITTFQVVAAKIWKARTIATKMDDDKVSTMLFPVDVRKMVVPELQNGFAGNALVPGFARATVKELIELEDDFLIRKVQEGIERLNDEYIKSGIDWLEVNRGVPCKEDGFSLVAWWRLGLENEVFAWGTLKCATPLIVKPGLVIMLPGTKDEGARAVLWRSAKSSTELGLPK; encoded by the exons ATGGAAAGGATTGAACTAGTTGAAAAAGTTGTGATTGTTCCTGAGCAACCAACACCCCGTAAGAGAATGTTCTTGTCAAACATCGATCTGTCGCTCGTTGTTTACCAAGATTCTTCCTCTTTCTTTGATCCTCCAAGCAACCAAATGAGTTTCTCTGAGATTTGTAGCAAGTTATATGGTGCACTCGGTAAAATGCTTGTGCATTATGATTTTATGGCTGGCCGACTCGTGCCAAGTTTGGAAGAGCATAATCgatttgaaattgattgtaATGATGCcggtattgttgttgttgcggcAAAAACTGATCGAAAGTTGTCTGAATTTGGTGTTATTTCAGCACCTAATCCAGAGTTAAGGGAATTGGTTGTTTTCTTGCATGGTGATGAAGATACTAACTTGAAAGAAAAACCCCTTGCTTCATTACAG CTGACACAATTTGGATGTGGAAGTTTGGCACTTGCTTCTCATTACAACCACTGCATACTAGATGGTAAAGCAGTAAGAGAGTTTGAGGCAAATTTAGCGTCTTTAACGCGCGGTGACGACCTCATCACAGTACCTAATGCAGACAGAACATTACTTAGAGCAAGAAACCCACCAAAGATAAGTCATCCACATTTTGAATACTCAAAATCTACAAACATAGAAAATTTGTTCACAATACGCGGCACAACTAGCACCAATGTTAAAAATTCCGCAGCTGAGAATCAAATTCATGTGCTTCATTTATCACCACAAAAAATTGCAAGCTTCAAAAAGAAAGCACAAGAGAACAAAACCTTAAAAAACATCACAACATTTCAAGTTGTTGCTGCAAAAATATGGAAAGCAAGAACCATAGCGACAAAGATGGACGATGATAAAGTATCAACAATGTTGTTTCCAGTTGATGTTAGAAAAATGGTTGTTCCTGAACTTCAAAATGGGTTTGCAGGTAATGCATTGGTTCCGGGTTTCGCAAGAGCGACTGTGAAGGAGTTGATTGAACTAGAAGATGATTTTCTTATAAGGAAAGTGCAAGAAGGGATTgaaagattgaatgatgagtaTATTAAATCAGGTATAGATTGGTTAGAAGTGAATAGAGGAGTGCCTTGTAAGGAAGATGGTTTTTCTTTGGTGGCATGGTGGAGATTAGGGTTAGAGAATGAAGTTTTTGCTTGGGGTACATTGAAATGTGCTACTCCACTTATAGTTAAGCCTGGTTTGGTTATCATGTTGCCAGGGACAAAAGATGAAGGGG CTAGGGCCGTTCTTTGGAGGAGTGCAAAGAGCTCAACCGAGCTGGGTCTTCCAAAGTGA